From Salvia splendens isolate huo1 chromosome 3, SspV2, whole genome shotgun sequence, a single genomic window includes:
- the LOC121796510 gene encoding uncharacterized protein LOC121796510 encodes MGFMPHQTRQLQGLRILSGGRDDLRPLAMLEESVKRLKSPKASPTYALSKEQADAAFGLLADWFFEVCGSVAFSSLEHPKFTAFLKQVGLPEVSRRELLCSRLDSKFEEARRASEARIRDAAFFQVSSDGWKSQICIEGDKRLVKFMVNLPNGTRVFHKVVYSNGGVVPSQHAEEVLWETVGDICGGNAHRCAGIVSDRYKGNALKSLELQNNWMVNLSCQIQGFCSLIKDFTRELPLFGSVTEKCMKIANLINSQPQVRNSFLKYKLQGVEVPAFITVPTPKCDISKNSGPFIAMLEGVLTCSQILHLVVLDDTFKVACLEDLAAAEVAGVVQDVGFWNEVEAAHSLIKLIMSMAEEVEAQRPLVGQCLPLWEEMRSKIKEWCTKCNVAAGPVERIVERRFKKNYHPAWSAAFILDPQYLVRDASGKYLPPFKCLTDEQEKDVEQFVTHLVAGEEAHIALMELMKWRSEGLEPLYAQAVQLKQQDPVTGKMKIANPQSSRLVWETCLKEFKSLSKVAVRLLFLQATSSGIKCDWSFTRLLGGASRLGSEKVQKLIFVAAHAKLERQDFSSVEENDADILRSVHDEDEMLNEVLAHTSSI; translated from the coding sequence ATGGGCTTTATGCCTCACCAAACTAGGCAATTGCAAGGCCTGAGGATTTTGTCTGGTGGTAGAGATGATTTGAGGCCATTGGCAATGCTGGAGGAGAGTGTGAAGAGGCTCAAGAGCCCCAAGGCCTCACCAACTTATGCATTGAGTAAAGAGCAAGCTGATGCAGCATTTGGTCTCTTAGCTGATTGGTTCTTCGAGGTCTGTGGATCGGTGGCATTTTCGAGCCTCGAACATCCCAAGTTCACGGCTTTTCTTAAACAAGTCGGCTTACCTGAGGTGTCAAGACGGGAGCTTCTATGCTCGAGGCTCGATTCCAAGTTCGAGGAGGCTAGAAGGGCGTCCGAAGCAAGAATCCGGGATGCAGCTTTCTTTCAGGTTTCTTCTGATGGATGGAAGAGCCAAATTTGCATTGAAGGGGACAAGCGTCTGGTCAAATTTATGGTTAATCTTCCTAATGGAACCAGAGTCTTCCACAAGGTGGTCTACTCGAACGGTGGAGTAGTGCCATCGCAGCATGCGGAGGAGGTCTTGTGGGAGACCGTTGGAGATATTTGTGGTGGCAATGCACATAGATGTGCAGGCATCGTTTCAGATAGGTACAAAGGGAATGCATTGAAAAGCTTAGAACTCCAGAATAATTGGATGGTTAATTTATCTTGTCAGATTCAGGGATTCTGTAGTTTGATCAAGGACTTCACTCGAGAGCTTCCACTATTTGGGAGTGTAACCGAAAAGTGTATGAAAATCGCAAATTTGATTAACTCTCAACCGCAGGTTAGGAATTCTTTCCTCAAGTATAAGCTGCAAGGGGTTGAAGTTCCTGCCTTTATTACAGTCCCCACTCCTAAATGTGATATTTCTAAGAATTCAGGTCCTTTTATTGCCATGTTGGAAGGTGTCCTAACATGCTCACAAATTCTTCATTTGGTTGTGTTGGATGACACATTTAAAGTTGCTTGCTTAGAGGATCTTGCTGCTGCAGAAGTGGCTGGTGTTGTTCAGGATGTTGGATTTTGGAATGAAGTAGAGGCTGCTCATTCATTGATAAAGTTGATAATGTCGATGGCCGAAGAGGTCGAGGCACAGAGGCCTTTAGTTGGGCAATGCCTTCCTCTTTGGGAGGAGATGAGGTCTAAAATCAAGGAGTGGTGCACCAAATGCAATGTAGCTGCGGGGCCTGTTGAGAGGATAGTCGAGAGGCGGTTTAAGAAAAACTACCACCCTGCATGGTCAGCTGCCTTCATTCTTGATCCGCAGTATTTGGTTAGGGATGCCAGTGGGAAGTACCTCCCCCCTTTCAAGTGCTTGACAGACGAGCAAGAGAAGGACGTTGAACAATTCGTTACCCATCTCGTTGCAGGGGAGGAGGCTCATATCGCGTTAATGGAGCTTATGAAGTGGAGATCAGAAGGTTTGGAGCCACTGTATGCTCAGGCAGTTCAGCTGAAGCAGCAGGATCCTGTTACCGGGAAGATGAAGATTGCTAATCCACAGAGTAGTAGGCTTGTGTGGGAAACTTGTCTTAAGGAATTTAAATCACTTAGTAAAGTTGCAGTGAGGCTTCTTTTCCTTCAGGCAACCTCAAGTGGGATCAAGTGTGATTGGTCATTCACAAGATTGTTAGGAGGAGCCTCAAGATTAGGGTCTGAGAAGGTACAGAAGCTCATTTTCGTCGCAGCTCATGCGAAACTTGAGAGACAGGACTTCTCCAGTGTAGAAGAGAATGATGCAGATATTCTTAGAAGTGTGCATGACGAGGATGAAATGCTTAATGAGGTTCTTGCTCATACGTCATCAATATAA
- the LOC121793545 gene encoding 40S ribosomal protein S13-like, with product MGRMHSRGKGISASALPYKRSPPTWLKISSQDVEENICKFAKKGLTPSQIGVILRDSHGIAQVKSVTGSKILRILKAHALAPEIPEDLYHLIKKAVAIRKHLERNRKDKDSKFRLILVESRIHRLARYYKKTKKLPPVWKYESTTASTLVA from the exons ATGGGTCGTATGCATAGCAGAGG taAGGGTATATCTGCTTCAGCCCTGCCTTACAAGAGATCTCCTCCTACATGGCTCAAAATCTCGTCTCAAGAT GTTGAGGAAAATATTTGCAAATTCGCTAAGAAGGGATTGACACCATCACAAATCGGTGTGATTCTTCGTGATTCCCACGGTATTGCTCAGGTGAAGAGCGTTACTGGCAGCAAAATCCTTCGTATTCTCAAGGCTCATG CGCTTGCGCCTGAGATTCCTGAAGATCTTTACCACTTGATAAAGAAGGCCGTGGCCATCAGGAAGCATTTGGAGAGGAACAGGAAGGATAAGGATTCAAAGTTCAGGCTGATTTTGGTGGAGAGCAGGATTCACCGCTTGGCCCGTTACTACAAGAAGACCAAGAAGCTTCCACCTGTGTGGAAATA CGAGTCCACCACTGCCAGCACCCTTGTAGCTTAG
- the LOC121793855 gene encoding 40S ribosomal protein S20-2-like: MAFATMKPTKPGLEEPQEQIHKIRITLSSKNVKNLEKVCADLVHGAKDKRLRVKGPVRMPTKVLKITTRKSPCGEGTNTFDRFELRVHKRVIDLFSSPDVVKQITSITIEPGVEVEVTIADS, from the exons ATGGCGTTCGCAACAATGAAGCCTACAAAGCCGGGGTTGGAGGAGCCCCAAGAGCAGATTCACAAGATCCGCATCACTCTGTCCTCCAAAAATGTCAAAAATCTCGAGAAAG TTTGTGCTGACCTTGTACATGGTGCCAAGGACAAAAGGCTGAGAGTCAAAGGACCAGTCAGAATGCCTACTAAGGTTCTCAAAATCACCACCAGGAAGTCTCCTTGCGGTGAAG GAACAAACACATTCGATAGGTTTGAGCTTCGTGTGCACAAGCGAGTGATTGATCTTTTCAGCTCACCTGATGTTGTGAAGCAGATTACTTCAATCACCATTGAACCTGGTGTAGAGGTCGAAGTTACCATTGCTGACTCCTAG
- the LOC121797436 gene encoding protein EXORDIUM-like 3 — MQNIFITIYPIQSNFTLTTQPNPTLLTIPSAVPAIMSQLAPLILTLFFAAPVLCWRPWPNSTDSLYGGSKKYEGSSEFVHLKYHMGPVLTANITVYPIWYGTWKSSQKRIIRDFIDSISAADAKPPSVSGWWKTVRLYTDQTDNNISRTVHVGEQKNDRFYSHGKSLTRLSVQSVIKSAVSASTRPLPINPKSGVYLLLTSDDVYVQDFCNNVCGFHYFTFPSIVGYTLPYAWVGNSAKLCAGVCAYPFAVPDYIPGLKAVKSPNGDVGVDGMISVIAHEIAELSTNPLVNAWYAGQDPVFPVEIADLCEGIYGTGGGGSYTGQMLNGRDGATYNMNGIRRRFLVQWVWNHVLNYCTGPNALDQ; from the coding sequence ATGCAAAATATTTTCATCACTATAtatcccatccaatccaatttCACTCTcacaacccaacccaacccaacccttCTCACAATTCCCTCCGCCGTCCCGGCAATCATGTCCCAACTAGCACCGCTCATTCTCACCCTCTTCTTCGCCGCACCCGTCCTCTGCTGGCGGCCGTGGCCCAATTCGACCGATTCGCTCTACGGCGGCTCAAAAAAATACGAAGGCTCGTCGGAATTCGTCCACCTGAAATACCACATGGGCCCCGTCCTCACCGCCAACATCACCGTCTACCCAATCTGGTACGGCACTTGGAAAAGCTCACAGAAGCGGATTATCCGCGACTTCATCGACTCCATCTCCGCCGCCGACGCCAAACCCCCCTCCGTCTCCGGGTGGTGGAAAACCGTGCGCCTCTACACCGATCAAACAGACAACAACATTTCCCGGACCGTCCACGTCGGCGAGCAGAAAAACGACCGCTTCTACTCCCACGGGAAGTCCCTCACGCGCCTCTCcgtccagtccgtgataaaatCCGCCGTCTCCGCCTCAACCCGCCCGCTCCCGATAAACCCGAAGAGCGGGGTCTACCTCCTGCTGACGTCAGACGACGTCTACGTTCAGGATTTCTGCAACAACGTCTGCGGTTTCCACTATTTCACCTTCCCTTCCATCGTCGGCTACACGCTGCCGTACGCCTGGGTGGGGAACTCGGCCAAGCTCTGCGCCGGCGTGTGCGCCTACCCCTTCGCCGTACCGGATTATATCCCGGGTTTGAAGGCCGTTAAGTCGCCTAACGGTGACGTCGGGGTGGACGGGATGATAAGCGTGATTGCGCACGAGATAGCGGAGCTGTCCACGAATCCGTTAGTTAACGCCTGGTATGCGGGTCAGGACCCGGTTTTCCCGGTCGAGATAGCGGATTTGTGCGAGGGCATTTACGGGACGGGAGGAGGCGGCTCCTACACGGGCCAGATGTTGAACGGCAGGGATGGCGCCACGTACAACATGAACGGAATCCGACGGCGTTTCTTGGTGCAGTGGGTTTGGAATCATGTGTTGAATTACTGCACTGGCCCTAATGCGCTTGATCAGTAA